A genome region from Arachis duranensis cultivar V14167 chromosome 6, aradu.V14167.gnm2.J7QH, whole genome shotgun sequence includes the following:
- the LOC107492642 gene encoding uncharacterized protein LOC107492642 translates to MSPAVVHLRSPITSSAFQTTDSVPDSTSHSSFHHHTPFPHFNAEALNPSSATATAAPAGGASMSRGRTRARLVKQRKKQSASQHVKPRDATPGFDSVPSDQVTGNISDLNGFSVGSVGLESGVRACDGGSSNCYRKLGGDSFVFGATSVSSGSARDLGSEQGRESSVGSVHGREGAPDRETEVGKSDPVEFVFSATRSNRESNLGRKTGESAAGVGFGDERKRGLNSELRDWSVNAKGFVFCADQNGFVDNSNAQNEKSGESVENSVFGDAGDREGRDGAECAGQDSFRFVFGSCNGEASSFKVENQGNLDGTRNFDPGMGNFNYTKAATDGNSNVDDNKKHGYGSSNDISTAYGATPAYKLTDEMEKLNIDHSKEADVTRDSTNSHVNDSTGFVFGGRENVYDYFSTGSGTNANGHKSCSSAASGNIGGQYFKACKPNDVQDRTGCGIACGFTRVPCTPKPPKDSEVNGATSSFSSSAVGLDSISNNYTSAGHPLSGNHDKCDNYFTSIPEALKESFMGFKPPMWDPSAFKDNLFPKLDKKLESTQKVRSSKEKGSKHMRRKLKPHSLNKKQTRLDPSYKENSSLETPDSSGCHSPMDFSPYQEMAAEDQDVKDENLAGVGRGTDINRTDQRCGGSDNEQFSSHFGSFPVGDFHSSGPEVVWPTLKTQQFSSNAFDSGVDYSSINERQKDDLFCSVHDLGDSKEKDFAFSASSTVAGTSSPLKRKQKKKFRSKIGCNSFVISPKPNGKFGSSVQFSPLTTSNMPSHFNGMDRSQVNHLFKEGDFASSVTIHEACEKWRLRGNKSYKDGDLSKAEEFYTLGINSVPTSESGCQIKPLLLCYSNRAATRMSLGRIREALGDCKMASALDPTFLKVQMRTANCHLLLGEIENAMQCFSKCMDSGNAICLDRRVVVEAAEGLQKAQKVVECSNNAAKHLKERTSDAAETALELLTKALSISSYSERLLSLKAEALFSLQRYGEAIQLCEQSRCLAEKNFDMANSTDNLNISTSDSYASVKLWRSSLISKCYFHLGRLETSLNILEKLQQVGSVNDKCVIHEIRELLSLAATIRELLDQKRAGNENFKLGKYTEAVEHYTSAISSNIKSRPFVAICFGNRAAAYQALGQIADAIADCSMAIALDTNYVKAISRRATLHEMVRDYEHAACDLRKLISVLESQSNQKANQSDSPSGSPAVKELRQAHQRLSSVEDQAKRGLPLDFYLILGTKPADTANDIKKAYHKAALKHHPDKAGQLLARSEIGDEGQAWKEILQEVHKDADRLFKMIGEAYTVLSDSQKRSEYDLEEELRTLSKQSNRGGTCRRSTDSNGYGRAADGYRSPSDRSYYRRNGRDHWRTYGHSYSRW, encoded by the exons ATGTCCCCGGCGGTGGTGCATCTCCGATCTCCGATCACCTCCTCCGCCTTCCAAACCACCGATTCCGTTCCCGATTCCACCTCGCATTCTTCGTTCCATCATCACACTCCTTTTCCTCATTTCAACGCCGAAGCCTTAAACCCTTCCTCCGCCACCGCAACTGCTGCCCCCGCCGGAGGAGCTTCCATGTCCCGTGGGAGGACAAGGGCAAGACTCGTCAAGCAGAGGAAGAAACAATCGGCTTCTCAGCACGTGAAGCCACGTGATGCTACCCCTGGCTTCGATTCCGTTCCCTCCGATCAGGTAACCGGTAATATTAGCGACTTGAATGGTTTTTCGGTAGGTTCTGTTGGACTGGAAAGTGGTGTTAGAGCTTGTGATGGTGGTTCTTCGAACTGTTATCGCAAGCTTGGGGGCGATAGTTTTGTATTTGGTGCTACTTCAGTCAGCTCTGGTTCCGCTAGGGATTTGGGTTCCGAGCAGGGTAGAGAAAGTTCTGTAGGTTCTGTTCATGGAAGGGAGGGTGCACCTGACAGGGAAACGGAGGTTGGGAAGAGTGATCCTGTAGAATTTGTGTTTAGTGCTACGCGGAGTAATAGGGAATCGAATTTGGGTAGGAAAACCGGTGAAAGTGCTGCAGGGGTGGGTTTTGGTGATGAAAGAAAGAGGGGATTGAATTCTGAGCTGAGGGATTGGTCGGTTAATGCTAAGGGGTTTGTTTTTTGTGCTGATCAGAATGGTTTTGTCGATAATTCCAATGCACAAAATGAGAAATCTGGCGAATCTGTTGAAAACTCAGTGTTTGGTGATGCTGGGGATAGAGAAGGTAGGGATGGAGCTGAGTGTGCAGGGCAGGATAGTTTTCGCTTTGTTTTTGGTAGCTGCAATGGTGAAGCATCGAGTTTTAAGGTGGAAAACCAGGGAAATCTTGATGGGACAAGAAATTTTGATCCTGGAATGGGTAATTTTAATTATACCAAGGCTGCAACAGATGGTAATAGTAATGTTGATGATAATAAGAAGCATGGATATGGAAGTAGTAATGATATTTCTACGGCTTATGGTGCCACTCCTGCATATAAATTAACAGATGAGATGGAGAAACTGAACATCGACCACTCTAAGGAGGCTGACGTCACTAGAGATTCTACAAATTCACATGTAAATGATAGCACTGGCTTTGTGTTTGGAGGACGTGAGAATGTTTATGACTATTTTAGTACTGGTTCAGGAACTAATGCTAATGGTCACAAGTCTTGTTCTAGTGCTGCTTCTGGGAATATTGGTGGGCAATATTTTAAAGCATGTAAACCAAATGATGTTCAAGATAGAACTGGTTGTGGCATTGCCTGTGGTTTTACAAGAGTACCTTGCACCCCTAAGCCACCCAAAGATTCAGAAGTGAATGGAGCTACTTCATCATTTTCCTCCTCAGCAGTTGGTCTTGACTCCATTTCGAATAATTATACTTCTGCAGGCCATCCCTTGAGTGGCAATCATGATAAGTGCGATAATTATTTTACAAGTATTCCAGAGGCATTGAAGGAGTCTTTTATGGGATTTAAACCTCCAATGTGGGATCCTTCTGCTTTTAAAGACAACTTATTTCCAAAGTtggataaaaaattagaatccaCACAAAAGGTCAGATCATCTAAAGAAAAGGGATCAAAACATATGAGGAGAAAATTGAAGCCACATTCGTtgaataagaaacaaacaaggcTGGATCCTTCGTACAAGGAAAATAGTTCATTGGAAACCCCTGATTCCTCTGGTTGCCACTCACCTATGGATTTTTCTCCCTATCAGGAAATGGCAGCAGAGGATCAAGATGTGAAAGATGAAAACTTGGCTGGTGTTGGGAGAGGAACAGATATAAATAGAACTGATCAAAGATGTGGTGGTTCTGATAATGAGCAGTTCTCATCACATTTTGGAAGTTTTCCTGTAGGTGATTTTCATTCTTCTGGTCCTGAAGTAGTCTGGCCTACTTTGAAAACCCAGCAATTTAGTAGTAATGCATTTGATTCTGGGGTTGACTATAGCTCAATCAATGAAAGGCAAAAAGATGATCTATTTTGCTCTGTTCATGATCTGGGTGATTCGAAGGAGAAAGATTTTGCATTTTCTGCATCATCTACTGTAGCGGGTACTTCTTCACCATTAAAGCgtaaacagaagaaaaaatttaggAGCAAAATCGGCTGCAATTCATTTGTCATCTCTCCTAAACCAAATGGAAAGTTTGGATCTTCTGTGCAATTTTCACCACTAACCACTTCCAACATGCCATCACATTTTAATGGGATGGATAGATCTCAAGTCAATCATCTGTTCAAGGAAGGGGATTTTGCATCATCAGTTACAATCCATGAAGCCTGTGAAAAGTGGAGACTCAG GGGGAACAAATCCTACAAGGATGGAGATCTTTCTAAAGCTGAGGAATTCTACACACTGGGGATAAATTCTGTTCCAACAAGTGAATCAGGATGCCAGATCAAACCGCTTTTACTTTGTTATAGCAATCGGGCAGCAACACGCATGAGTCTTGGAAGGATTAGGGAAGCTCTAGGGGATTGCAAGATGGCTTCTGCTCTGGACCCAACCTTTTTGAAAGTACAGATGAGAACTGCTAA cTGTCACCTTTTGTTGGGAGAAATAGAAAATGCTATGCAGTGTTTTAGTAAGTGTATGGACTCCGGTAATGCTATTTGTTTAGATCGGAGAGTTGTAGTAGAAGCAGCTGAAGGTTTACAAAAGGCTCAG AAAGTGGTTGAGTGTTCAAACAATGCTGCCAAACATTTGAAGGAAAGGACTTCTGATGCAGCTGAGACTGCTTTAGAACTACTTACAAAGGCATTGTCAATAAGTTCATATTCAGAAAGATTGCTTTCACTGAAGGCAGAGGCTTTATTTTCG CTGCAAAGATATGGTGAAGCAATTCAGCTTTGTGAACAGAGTCGGTGTCTTGCAGAAAAGAATTTTGACATGGCAAATAGCACAGACAATTTAAATATTTCCACATCTGATAGTTACGCATCTGTAAAATTGTGGAGGTCATCACTGATATCCAAGTGTTACTTTCACTTGGGACGGCTTGAGACATCACTTAATATTCTTGAGAAATTGCAGCAAGTTGGGTCTGTCAATGACaa ATGTGTCATTCATGAAATCAGAGAGTTACTGTCATTAGCTGCTACTATAAGAGAACTTCTAGATCAGAAG AGAGCTGGAAATGAAAACTTTAAATTGGGAAAGTATACAGAAGCTGTGGAGCATTACACTTCTGCCATATCTAGCAATATCAAATCACGGCCTTTTGTGGCTATATGTTTTGGCAACCGTGCTGCTGCTTATCAGGCATTGGGCCAAATTGCTGATGCCATTGCAGATTGCAGCATGGCTATAGCCCTTGATACAAATTATGTGAAG GCAATTTCAAGAAGGGCCACCTTGCATGAGATGGTACGAGATTATGAGCACGCAGCTTGTGACCTGAGGAAACTAATATCTGTTCTTGAATCTCAATCTAATCAAAAGGCTAACCAGTCTGATTCACCAAGTGGATCACCTGCCGTGAAAGAATTAAGGCAAGCTCATCAACGCCTGAGTTCAGTGGAAGATCAAGCCAAAAGGGGATTACCTTTAGACTTTTACCTCATTCT AGGAACCAAACCAGCTGATACAGCAAATGACATCAAGAAGGCATACCACAAGGCAGCTCTCAAACATCATCCAGACAAG GCTGGTCAGTTGCTGGCAAGAAGTGAAATTGGAGATGAAGGCCAGGCGTGGAAGGAGATTTTACAGGAGGTGCACAAGGATGCTGATAGGCTTTTTAAAATGATTGGAGAGGCATATACTGTGCTTTCAGACTCTCAGAAG CGTTCGGAGTATGATCTGGAAGAGGAGCTGAGGACACTTTCTAAGCAGAGTAACAGAGGCGGCACATGCAGGAGATCAACGGATTCTAATGGGTATGGAAGAGCCGCTGATGGTTATAGGTCTCCCTCTGACAGATCTTATTACAGACGAAATGGACGGGATCATTGGAGGACATACGGGCACTCATATTCTCGGTGGTAA
- the LOC107492645 gene encoding uncharacterized protein LOC107492645 isoform X2, with amino-acid sequence MDCKSDKIMHDNNQSIAGEDILANEDLKKSSTRDSSDGVQAQTKIAGSEGEENHLKGTSLEETDVSGEVNMEAFITTDDVIRAGGFGARDDISSFLPVAIDSTDFEASIRDARDYEEPEPQGEVSRPGLGWTGATKGE; translated from the exons ATGGATTGCAAATCAGATAAAATTATGCATG ATAATAATCAGAGCATTGCTGGGGAGGATATATTAGCTAACGAAGACTTAAAAAAAAGTTCTACAAGAGACTCGAGTGATGGTGTCCAGGCACAGACCAAGATAGCTGGTAGCGAAGGTGAAGAGAATCATCTAAAGGGTACGTCTCTTGAAGAAACTGATGTATCTGGTGAGGTTAACATGGAGGCATTCATAACTACTGATGATGTTATCCGGGCAGGAGGATTTGGTGCTCGGGATGATATCAGCAGCTTTCTTCCTGTTGCAATTGATTCAACTGATTTTGAAGCTTCAATCCGTGATGCAAGAGATTATGAAGAACCAGAACCACAAGGTGAAGTAAGCCGACCAGGCCTCGGCTGGACCGGAGCTACAAAAGGGGAGTAA
- the LOC107492643 gene encoding S-formylglutathione hydrolase, which yields METAPSEISSSKMFGGYNKRYKHFSPTLGCSMTFHVYFPPSSSSSSAKFPVLYWLSGLTCTDENFIAKSGAQRAASAHGLALVAPDTSPRGLNVEGEADSWDFGLGAGFYLNATQEKWKNWRMYDYVVKELPKLLSDHFPQLETSNASISGHSMGGHGALTIYLKNLDKYKSVSAFAPIVNPINCPWGQKAFTNYLGDNKSDWEEYDATCLIKKFNAVPGHILIDQGEDDKFLKDQLLPGKFEEACKNANVQLKLRLQAGYDHSYFFISTFIEDHIQHHAKALSAL from the exons ATGGAAACGGCACCAAGCGAAATCAGCAGCTCGAAGATGTTCGGCGGTTACAACAAGAGGTACAAGCACTTCAGTCCAACACTTGGATGCTCCATGACCTTCCACGTGTACttccctccttcttcttcttcttcctccgcCAAATTCCCT GTTCTGTACTGGTTGTCGGGGCTGACATGCACTGACGAGAACTTCATCGCTAAATCGGGCGCTCAGCGTGCTGCTTCCGCTCACGGCCTCGCTCTCGTTGCTCCAGATACTTCTCCTA GAGGCTTAAATGTAGAAGGAGAAGCAGATAGCTGGGACTTTGGTCTAG GTGCTGGGTTTTATCTCAATGCTACACAAGAGAAGTGGAAGAATTGGCGGATGTATGACTATGTTGTCAAAGAATTGCCGAAGCTTCTGAGTGATCATTTTCCGCAGCTTGAAACATCAAATGCTTCTATATCTGGTCACTCTATGGGTGGACATGGTGCTTTAACAATCTACCTGAAGAATCTGGATAAATATAAG TCAGTCTCCGCTTTTGCACCAATTGTAAATCCTATAAATTGCCCTTGGGGGCAGAAGGCATTCACAAATTATCTCGGAGACAATAAATCTGATTGGGAG GAGTATGATGCCACCTGTCTGATAAAGAAATTTAATGCTGTACCCGGCCACATTTTGATTGATCAG GGGGAAGATGACAAATTTTTGAAGGATCAATTGCTACCTGGCAAGTTTGAGGaggcatgcaagaatgctaatGTTCAACTCAAGTTGCGGCTTCAAGCTGGCTATGATCACTCATATTTTTTCATTtcgaccttcatagaagatcaCATCCAGCATCATGCCAAAGCTCTTAGTGCACTGTAA
- the LOC107492645 gene encoding uncharacterized protein LOC107492645 isoform X1 produces MDCKSDKIMHADNNQSIAGEDILANEDLKKSSTRDSSDGVQAQTKIAGSEGEENHLKGTSLEETDVSGEVNMEAFITTDDVIRAGGFGARDDISSFLPVAIDSTDFEASIRDARDYEEPEPQGEVSRPGLGWTGATKGE; encoded by the exons ATGGATTGCAAATCAGATAAAATTATGCATG CAGATAATAATCAGAGCATTGCTGGGGAGGATATATTAGCTAACGAAGACTTAAAAAAAAGTTCTACAAGAGACTCGAGTGATGGTGTCCAGGCACAGACCAAGATAGCTGGTAGCGAAGGTGAAGAGAATCATCTAAAGGGTACGTCTCTTGAAGAAACTGATGTATCTGGTGAGGTTAACATGGAGGCATTCATAACTACTGATGATGTTATCCGGGCAGGAGGATTTGGTGCTCGGGATGATATCAGCAGCTTTCTTCCTGTTGCAATTGATTCAACTGATTTTGAAGCTTCAATCCGTGATGCAAGAGATTATGAAGAACCAGAACCACAAGGTGAAGTAAGCCGACCAGGCCTCGGCTGGACCGGAGCTACAAAAGGGGAGTAA
- the LOC107492644 gene encoding chromatin-remodeling ATPase INO80 (The sequence of the model RefSeq protein was modified relative to this genomic sequence to represent the inferred CDS: added 32 bases not found in genome assembly), which produces MDHRTKSKDSLNYSTLFNLESLMNFQLPEQDDDFDYYENSSQDESRDSQVGRAVANYSNGNMRGKEVSSAKKRKWSQNGDNEERSCYYRTHVTEERYRSMLGEHIQKYKRRFNDNSSSPAQNQVVAPLLKSSVGSKAHKSGTELRRGLHAAETTSEWMNGSNSQKMGNYRDSDLLKQYCPNRTIYEPAFLDIGDGITYKIPPRYDKLAALLNLPTFSEIHVQDFYLKGTLDLGSLAEMMAADKRFGNRNRIGMGETIPHYESLQARLKVMSASNSPHKFSLKVSDLNSSIPEGAAGNIKRSILSEGGVLQIYYVKVLEKGDTYEIIERSLPKKQKVKKDPALIEKEEMERIGKIWVNIVRRDIPKHQRNFTALHRKQLVDAKRFAENCQREVRLKVSRSIKWTRTAGIRTRKLARDMLLFWKRIDKEMAEVRRREEKEAAEALRREQELREAKRQQQRLNFLIQQTELYSHFMQNKSSLISEALPMGDESTNDQDLIDSSTFGRNEEEDHEEAELKKEALKAAQEAVSKQRRLTSAFDTECLRLRQADEADLLQPALSSTMPVASTVRTPELFKGVLKEYQLKGLQWLVNCYEQGLNGILADEMGLGKTIQAMAFLAHLAEEKNIWGPFLVVAPASVLNNWNEELERFCPELKRLPYWGGVAERSVLRKSINPKDLYRREAKFHVLITSYQLLVTDEKFFRRVKWQYMVLDEAQAIKSSASIRWKTLLSFNCRNRLLLTGTPIQNNMAELWSLLHFIMPTLFDSHEQFNEWFSKGIENHAEHGGTLNEHQLNRLHSILKPFMLRRVKKDVISELTTKTEVTVHCKLSSRQQAFYQAIKNKISLAELFDSNRGQLNEKRILNLMNIVIQLRKVCNHPELFERSEGSTYLHFGEIPNSLLPPPFGELEDVYYSGGHNPISYEIPKLVYREIMQSSETLGSAVGHGVCRESFLKHFNIFRPENVYRSVFPEGMCVSSGGFGFTHMTDLSPQEVAFLANGSFMEQLLFSMMRSDKKFIDEVVDFLVETIDDDDPECSNLEKGKVRAVTRMLLVPSKSETQFLQRRFPTGPSHAPFEALVVSDQDRLLSNARLLHSAYTYIPRSRAPPVGVHCSDRNFYYKMIEEFHNPWIKRLFVGFARTSECNGPRMPDCHHLIEEIDSELPVSQPALQLTHSIFGSSPPMWNFDPAKLLTDSGKLQTLDILLRRLRAENHRVLLFAQMTKMLNILEDYMNYRKYRYFRLDGSSTIQDRRDMVRDFQNRPDIFVFLLSTRAGGLGINLTAADTVIFYESDWNPTLDLQAMDRAHRLGQTRDVTVYRLICKETVEEKILHRASQKSTVQNLVMTGGSVGGDLLAPEDVVSLLLDDPQLEQKLKEIPLQAKDKQKKKQPARGIFLNEEGDASLQDLTNAVPQGTVDNDLTVDTEGSKSANKKRKAASDKQTSRLKSSQKISDVGITAMDDELDDLNTDPVGQKPKRPKRLKKSVNERFEEASIGTATAVTEQTQYPPPQDFTSIVPRAETSLDP; this is translated from the exons ATGGATCACAGAACAAAGTCGAAGGACTCGCTCAACTACTCTACTCTCTTCAATCTCGAG TCTTTGATGAACTTTCAACTTCCAGAACAAGATGATGATTTCGATTATTACGAAAATAGTAGTCAGGATGAGAGCAGAGATAGCCAAG TAGGTAGGGCTGTTGCAAATTACAGTAATGGGAATATGCGTGGTAAGGAGGTGAGTTCGGCGAAGAAGAGGAAGTGGTCTCAGAACGGGGACAATGAGGAAAGGAGC ATATAGGTCGATGCTTGGAGAGCATATTCAGAAATACAAGAGGAGGTTTAATGATAACTCATCTAGTCCTGCTCAAAATCAGGTTGTTGCTCCTCTTCTCAAAAGTAGCGTGGGTTCAAAAGCTCACAAGTCAGGGACTGAACTCAGGAGGGGACTACATGCTGCAGAGACTACATCTGAGTGGATGAATGGTTCCAATTCTCAGAAAATGGGAAATTACCGTGATTCCGATCTCTTGAAGCAATATTGCCCCAATAG GACAATATATGAACCTGCTTTTTTGGATATTGGGGATGGTATCACTTACAAGATTCCTCCAAGATATGATAAGTTAGCTGCATTGCTCAACCTTCCTACCTTCTCAGAGATCCATGTTCAGGATTTCTACTTAAAGGGTACCTTGGATTTGGGATCCTTGGCTGAAATGATGGCTGCTGATAAAAGATTTGGGAACAGAAACCGGATAGGCATGGGGGAAACCATACCCCACTATGAATCACTTCAGGCACGATTGAAGGTCATGTCAGCTTCTAATTCACCTCATAAGTTCAGTCTGAAAGTATCAGACTTGAACTCCTCCATTCCCGAGGGGGCTGCTGGAAACATCAAGCGATCTATTCTGTCCGAGGGTGGTGTATTGCAGATTTACTATGTGAAGGTTTTGGAGAAAGGGGACACTTATGAG ATCATTGAACGAAGCCTACCCAAGAAGCAAAAGGTAAAGAAAGACCCTGCTTTGATAGAGAAGGAGGAAATGGAAAGAATTGGTAAGATTTGGGTGAACATTGTTAGAAGAGATATACCCAAGCATCAGAGGAACTTCACTGCTTTGCATCGAAAGCAGCTTGTTGATGCCAAGAGGTTTGCTGAGAACTGTCAGAGAGAG GTTAGGCTGAAAGTGAGTAGATCAATTAAATGGACGCGGACTGCTGGTATACGCACCCGAAAACTTGCTAGAGACATGTTGCTATTCTGGAAGCGAATAGATAAGGAGatg GCAGAAGTACGGAGACGAGAGGAGAAAGAAGCCGCTGAAGCTTTGAGGCGTGAACAGGAGCTTCGTGAAGCAAAGCGGCAGCAGCAAAGGCTGAATTTTCTTATACAGCAAACTGAGCTGTACAGTCACTTTATGCAGAACAAGTCAAGCTTGATATCAGAAGCTTTACCCATGGGTGATGAAAGTACAAATGACCAAGATCTAATTGACTCTTCAACTTTTGGGCGTAATGAGGAGGAAGATCATGAAGAGGCTGAGTTGAAGAAGGAAGCTCTGAAGGCTGCTCAAGAAGCTGTTTCCAAACAGAGAAGATTGACAAGTGCTTTTGACACCGAGTGCTTGAGGCTGCGCCAGGCTGATGAAGCTGATTTACTCCAACCAGCTCTCTC CTCAACCATGCCAGTGGCCTCCACAGTTCGGACACCAGAATTGTTTAAAGGTGTTCTCAAAGAGTATCAGCTAAAAGGTCTTCAATGGCTAGTTAATTGTTATGAGCAG GGTTTAAATGGTATTCTTGCGGACGAGATGGGTCTTGGAAAGACCATTCAGGCTATGGCTTTTTTAGCCCATCTAGCTGAG GAGAAAAACATATGGGGACCTTTCCTGGTTGTTGCACCTGCATCTGTATTAAACAATTGGAATGAGGAACTTGAGCGCTTTTGCCCTGAACTGAAAAGACTTCCTTATTGGGGTGGGGTTGCAGAGCGGTCAGTGCTTAGGAAAAGTATTAACCCAAAGGATCTTTATCGCAG GGAAGCCAAATTTCATGTCCTCATCACAAGCTATCAGTTATTAGTTACTGATGAGAAGTTTTTTCGTCGTGTAAAATGGCAGTACATGGTTTTAGATGAAGCCCAGGCAATTAAAAGTTCTGCCAG TATAAGATGGAAGACGCTCCTAAGTTTTAATTGTCGGAATCGCTTACTGCTGACTGGTACACCTATTCAGAATAATATGGCAGAGTTGTGGTCTCTTTTGCATTTCATTATGCCAACATTATTTGACAGCCATGAGCAGTTTAATGAGTGGTTTTCAAAAGG AATTGAGAACCATGCTGAACATGGGGGTACTTTGAATGAGCACCAACTGAATAGATTG CATTCAATCTTAAAGCCGTTCATGCTGCGCCGTGTTAAAAAAGATGTAATCTCTGAGCTGACCACTAAAACTGAAGTTACAGTTCACTGCAAGTTGAGTTCTCGACAACAGGCTTTCTATCAAGCAATTAAAAACAAGATATCTCTCGCTGAACTGTTTGATAGTAATCGTGGACAGCTCAATGAGaagagaattttgaatttaatgaacaTTGTTATTCAACTAAGGAAG GTTTGCAACCATCCAGAATTATTTGAAAGGAGTGAGGGAAGCACATACCTTCATTTTGGAGAGATTCCAAAttctcttctacctcctccATTTGGGGAGTTGGAGGATGTATACTATTCTGGGGGTCACAACCCCATTTCATACGAG ataccAAAACTTGTGTATCGAGAAATTATGCAGAGTTCTGAGACTCTTGGTTCAGCTGTTGGTCATGGTGTCTGCAGAGAATCTTTTCTGaaacattttaatatttttagaccAGAAAATGTTTATCGATCTGTTTTCCCAGAAGGTATGTGTGTTAGCAGTGGAGGCTTTGGTTTTACCCATATGACGGATTTGTCTCCACAAGAGGTGGCATTTTTGGCTAATGGTTCTTTTATGGAGCAATTGTTATTTTCTATGATGAGATCGGATAAAAAATTCATCGATGAAGTTGTAGATTTTCTTGTTGAGACCATAGATGATGATGATCCAGAATGTAGTAATCTTGAGAAAGGGAAAGTGAGAGCTGTTACTCGAATGTTATTGGTGCCATCAAAATCTGAAACTCAGTTTCTTCAAAGAAGATTTCCAACTGGGCCCAGCCATGCTCCTTTTGAGGCCTTGGTAGTCTCAGATCAGGATAGACTTTTGTCAAATGCAAGGCTGCTTCACTCGGCATACACATATATCCCACGGAGTAGAGCTCCCCCA GTTGGTGTTCACTGCTCTGATAGAAACTTTTACTATAAAATGATTGAAGAATTCCACAATCCTTGGATTAAGAGGTTGTTTGTGGGATTTGCACGTACATCTGAATGTAACGGGCCGAGAATGCCAGATTGTCATCATTTAATTGAAGAAATAGATTCTGAACTACCTGTTTCTCAGCCTGCTCTACAGTTAACACACAGTATTTTTGGGTCTTCTCCACCTATGTGGAATTTTGACCCAGCAAAGTTGTTGACT gACTCTGGGAAGCTTCAAACGCTTGATATATTATTGAGACGCTTAAGAGCTGAAAATCATCGTGTTCTTTTGTTTGCCCAGATGACTAAGATGCTGAACATTTTGGAG GACTATATGAACTACAGAAAATATAGGTATTTCAGACTTGATGGATCATCTACTATACAAGATCGTAGAGACATGGTCAGAGACTTCCAGAATAG GCCTGatatttttgtgttcttgttgagTACAAGAGCTGGTGGACTTGGCATCAACTTGACAGCTGCTGACACAGTCATATTTTACGAGAGTGATTGGAATCCAACATTAGATCTACAGGCAATGGACAGAGCTCATCGTTTGGGTCAGACAAGAGAT GTTACTGTTTACCGACTTATATGCAAAGAGACGGTTGAAGAAAAAATTCTTCATAGAGCAAGCCAGAAAAGTACTGTACAAAACCTTGTAATGACTGGGGGTTCTGTTGGTGGTGATCTTTTAGCTCCTGAGGATGTTGTTTCTTTGCTTCTAGATGATCCCCAGTTGGagcagaaattaaaggaaattcCCCTCCAG GCAAaggataagcaaaagaaaaaacaacctgcaaggggcattttcttaaatGAAGAAGGTGATGCATCTCTTCAAGATTTAACCAACGCTGTACCCCAGGGTACTGTGGATAATGATCTTACTGTGGACACAGAGGGTTCAAAGTCTGCTAATAAAAAG AGAAAAGCTGCCTCGGATAAGCAGACTTCAAGGCTGAAGAGTTCTCAGAAGATAAGTGATGTCGGTATTACAGCCATGGACGACGAATTGGATGACCTGAACACTGATCCAGTTGGCCAGAAGCCCAAGAGACCAAAAAGGTTAAAGAAGAGTGTTAATGAGAGGTTCGAAGAGGCCTCTATTGGCACGGCCACTGCCGTCACAGAGCAGACCCAATATCCACCTCCACAGGATTTCACATCCATCGTTCCTAGAGCAGAAACGAGCCTAGACCCCTAA